In Pontibacter deserti, the genomic stretch TCAGAAAAACGTGCCAATGCCGCTGTAGATTACCTGGTATCGAAAGGTATAGACAGAAGCCGCCTGAAAGCAAAAGGCTACGGTAAAGCCAAGCTTGTAAACGGTTGCAGTGATAACGTGGAATGTTCTGAAGAAGAGCACCAGCTGAACCGCAGAACCGAGTTCAGGATCAAATAAGGCAGATCAATTCAATTGATATAAAAATCTCATTAGCTTTCATAGTTTGGAAAGGCTCCGCAGTATCTACGGAGCCTTTTTTCTTTTATACTTGCCCCTAAAATTATAAACATTGTGTGCGCCTGCACGTTCTCAATTCTGTTTTATACCTGCACATGAAAAAGCTTTTATTCTTCTGCCTGTTTATACTTTACCTGCCAGCAGCGGCTGTGGCCCAAACTATAGTTACCGGTAAGGTGTATCATGCACAATCACAGCAAGCTATAGCGGGCGCAGTGGTGCGTGCCAATACTGGCGAAACCACTCAAACAACTTCCGACGGTAGGTATCAGCTAACGGTATCAGCAGAGGCTTTATATTTTGTTATCTCGCATGTTGGTTTCGTGCCTGATACGGTAGCTATACTTAAAGACCAGCGAATTGAGTACATGACCCCGCTGCAGCCACAGCAAAACATGCTCCGGGAGGTACAGGTGCAGGGCTATGAAACCAACCGGCCCTTGTTGCAGACCGCAGGCGCCATAAGTATACTGGATAGTGAAGTGATACAGCGTACAGATGAGAGCTCGTTAGTGCGTGCCGTGAATACCGTACCTGGGGTAAGAATGGATGAACGCGCTCCTGCCAGTTACCGCATTTCTATCCGCGGGAGTACCTTGCGCTCGCCTTATGGTATCCGTAACGTGAAGCTATACTTTAACGGTATACCACTAACAGAAGCAAACGGTACCACAGCGCTTAATTTATTGGACGCAGCAAGTATAGGAAGTATAGAAATATTGAAAGGACCAACAGCCAGTGTGTATGGAGCCGGAACCGGCGGAACCGTTTTGCTAGAACCAAAGCGCGCCACCGTGGGCACAGAACTACAGGCTGGGGCAACTATAGGTTCGTATGGTTATCAAAAGTATAGAGCAGCAGCAAGTATAGGTTCGGCCAAAAGCAATGTATTGGTACAGTATACCCATCAGCAATACGATGGCTACCGCGAGCAATCTGCTCTGGACCGTAAGGTGCTGCTTATCTCCCCGGAATTCTACATTTCTGATAAGCAAACCATCAACTCCCACATTATCTACTCTGATTTATACTACGAATTACCGGGTGGTTTAACACTGGAGCAGTACAACGAAAACCCACGGCAGGCACGCGGCGGGGAGTTTGGCAGTGTGAAGCAAAATGCATCCATGAATCAGGAAAGTATAAATATTGGCCTGAAGCAAGAATACAAGTTTACAGATAACTGGAGCAACACTACTGCTGTTTATACTTCGCACCGCTTTCGCGATCATCCTTTTAATACTGATTATGAGCGTAATGCCAACCAGGAATATGGAGTGCGCAGCAGTCTAGAGTATAACACAACTATTGGTAGCGTAGGTGCTAGGTATATCTTTGGTGGGGAGTTTCAGCATGGGTTTGAAGCAGCCCGTACTTATGATAACAACAGTAGTGCGGTAGGTGCGCTGCGTACCGATGATGAAGTAACGGCTAAAACCGGATTTGTATTCGGGCAGGCAGAGTTTGAGCTACCCGCCGATTTTATACTTACCACAGCCCTTAGCCTGAACGATACCCAATATGAGATCATCCGGCTGGCACAGGCCACTTCAGGAAACTATACCTATACAAAAGATTTTGATGCCGTACTCTCGCCCAGAATTGCATTACTCAAAAGATTAACCAACCAGCTATCAGCACATGCAAGTATAAGCTCTGGCTTTTCGCCTCCTACCGAAGAAGAAATTCTGACATCAAATGGATCTTTGAATACAGCGCTGGAACCTGAGAAAGGAACAAATTACGAATTGGGTATCCGTGGCTACTCTTTACAAAACAGGTTGAGCTTTGATGTGGTAAGCTTTTATTTCAGGTTAAACGAAACGATTGTTAGCCGCCAGGATGCATCCAGTGTGGCTGTTTTCCGAAATGTTGGGTCTACATCACAAAAAGGTATAGAAACCGCATTAAGTTATACGTTTGTAGATGCGCCTGAAGATTGGTTGAGCCTGTTTAAAGTATGGGGAAGCTATACTTATAATCATTTTCGGTTTAAAGATTATACTATATACAGAGAGGCTCAGCAAAAAGAAATTGACCTGAGCGGAAACCACTTAACAGGCGTAGCTCCACACAGTGCCACAGTAGGTATAGATGCAGCAACTAATTTTGGTTTATACTTAAACGCTATAGCTAATTATGTTGATGATATCCCCCTGAATGATGAGAACACAGCTTATGCAGATAAGTATCTTGTTATAGGCACTAAAGCTGGTATCCGCAGAAGTATAGCAAAGCAACTGCAACTAGATGTTTTTGCTGGAGTGGATAACCTCACCGATGAAAAGTATAGCCTGGGTAACGACATGAATGCTTTCGGTGGTCGTTTTTATCAACCGGCTCCGGATCGTAACTATTATACGGGCATCAGTCTGAAGTATAGTTTACAGTAAAGTTATTGTGTAGTTACCGGAACTGGTGGATACCGCGACAGAATATTGGCTACCGCTTTATTTATGTCATGCTCCCCTACTGCACTAGGGTCAATTTCGGCTTCGTGCCAACCCCGCCACACAAGCTGGTTACTGGAAGCGTTAATTAAATCTACAACCAATGTGCCGGGCTGCATGTCGGTTATACTTCTAAATCCGGGTAATGCTCCTGTATTATACCTGTACCTGTAGCCATACCAGTAACTATAGCCATACCCAAAACCCGGAGCAAAGGCTGTGTCAGTTTCCGCTGCCTGGTTCGCCGGTAATGCTAAGTCATAAGCAATAATAAGATCAGGGGTAGTGTCTGAGGGGCGGAAGCCCAGTTTTACAAGTTCGCTTTCTACGGCTGCTTTTACCTGTTGGTCTATCAGGGTGCTATAAGTAAGACCGCTGTTTGTTAGCCTGGTAGGTAATTCGGCTTTATGCCAGGCGTAGGTTTGGTAAGATCCGAAATTGGCAGTCCGGTCGTAGCTGCTGCTAATAACTGGCCCAACTGTACAATCTGTGAGAAGCAGCAGCAAAAAGGCTGGAAGGAACTGCCGCAATAAGTGAAAGGTAATTCTTGTGGCGTGGTGCATTGCTTTGGAGTTTGTGGCGATATTTTTTCACTATACGCACTCCTGCTGCAATGGTAGCATAAGCCTGATGCTTATGCCGGATTATTTCTTTTTACGGAACCAGCTGCGCTGTTTAAGAGCACGCTCCTGCTCAATAAAAACTGTTAACTCCTGTGCCATTGTAGCTGTAGAAGTAGAAGTGTTTTCAACTGTAAATGGAGTTGCTGCAGGTGTTACAATCGCACCCTGAGCAGGCTGAGCAAAAATTGGAAGAACTGCAACATGAACTTTGGCAGCAGCTGTAGCAACTATACCACCTGAAGTAAGCATTGCTGCTCCTGATGGAGCTTGTGCAGCACCTTGAGCTAGTCTTAGGGCTAGGCTTCCCATAGTAGCTACTTGTGCTGACGCAGAAGTATAACTAAATACCGAAATTGTAATAAGAGTAAGTAGTAATACTGTTTTTTTCATATCATTTATAAATTTTTGTCTATTATTACGATTTGACGGTCGCAAAGTTATGGATTTTATATATACAAAAATCTAAATACCCTAATATTTTTTTAATATTTTTATTGGCAAAGTGATAAAAGTGCATTTAGTGTCCATAAACGCAGTTTTTGAATGCAAAATTTTTTTAAAAAAATTTCAAAAAAGTTAAATCTTGTGATTTAATGGCTAAACTTTTATTAAAAAAATACACTTTCTGTAGATTTACAACGATTAGTCGATGAATTTCAGGGCTTTGTCGATGAATTTTATAAAGGTGTTAAAATAAAAAAGCCTGACCACATGGTCAGGCTTTAGAAGTATAATTAGAATGGTTTAACCTACGGCTACCATTTCATTACCAGTTTCATTATATGCTTCTATTGGTGCGCAAGAGCAAACCAGGTTACGGTCGCCGTACGCGCTGTCGATGCGGCTAACAGTTGGCCATACTTTGTTGTCGCGCAGGAACGGC encodes the following:
- a CDS encoding TonB-dependent receptor, with the protein product MKKLLFFCLFILYLPAAAVAQTIVTGKVYHAQSQQAIAGAVVRANTGETTQTTSDGRYQLTVSAEALYFVISHVGFVPDTVAILKDQRIEYMTPLQPQQNMLREVQVQGYETNRPLLQTAGAISILDSEVIQRTDESSLVRAVNTVPGVRMDERAPASYRISIRGSTLRSPYGIRNVKLYFNGIPLTEANGTTALNLLDAASIGSIEILKGPTASVYGAGTGGTVLLEPKRATVGTELQAGATIGSYGYQKYRAAASIGSAKSNVLVQYTHQQYDGYREQSALDRKVLLISPEFYISDKQTINSHIIYSDLYYELPGGLTLEQYNENPRQARGGEFGSVKQNASMNQESINIGLKQEYKFTDNWSNTTAVYTSHRFRDHPFNTDYERNANQEYGVRSSLEYNTTIGSVGARYIFGGEFQHGFEAARTYDNNSSAVGALRTDDEVTAKTGFVFGQAEFELPADFILTTALSLNDTQYEIIRLAQATSGNYTYTKDFDAVLSPRIALLKRLTNQLSAHASISSGFSPPTEEEILTSNGSLNTALEPEKGTNYELGIRGYSLQNRLSFDVVSFYFRLNETIVSRQDASSVAVFRNVGSTSQKGIETALSYTFVDAPEDWLSLFKVWGSYTYNHFRFKDYTIYREAQQKEIDLSGNHLTGVAPHSATVGIDAATNFGLYLNAIANYVDDIPLNDENTAYADKYLVIGTKAGIRRSIAKQLQLDVFAGVDNLTDEKYSLGNDMNAFGGRFYQPAPDRNYYTGISLKYSLQ
- a CDS encoding DUF4136 domain-containing protein — encoded protein: MHHATRITFHLLRQFLPAFLLLLLTDCTVGPVISSSYDRTANFGSYQTYAWHKAELPTRLTNSGLTYSTLIDQQVKAAVESELVKLGFRPSDTTPDLIIAYDLALPANQAAETDTAFAPGFGYGYSYWYGYRYRYNTGALPGFRSITDMQPGTLVVDLINASSNQLVWRGWHEAEIDPSAVGEHDINKAVANILSRYPPVPVTTQ